One region of Myxococcus fulvus genomic DNA includes:
- a CDS encoding carboxypeptidase regulatory-like domain-containing protein, whose translation MRLKLVGMVACAVVVLACGDGTSDGLVGRVTQEGQPVQGALVYLTEAPSASTETDADGRFKLSAPSGRHEITARYQAEDGALNEQRFMAEVDVTAELRLPRPTRLQEPVVVDAGTVRLSWNPYPGADFREYKLYRAKSAALDETTGTLVYVGMVPGDAEFVDEDVRPGDVYFYRLFVMNDFGRLAGSNIKRLSMPNVNLVQGGDFEEFAVGSAPTGFTLGADQQWVVSDERAHSGTRAVRGTGGFSYLFQGLRQHIPGKLLVQGARYRLSFYYQRESFERPDPSDPDYSRGNSISLRLDVPEMAWGEAYHTLLGEGVDTTWQLMTRTFIVDKSGDASVIVWIDRERNGPSPDWVVWIDDVKFERVLE comes from the coding sequence ATGCGATTGAAGCTTGTCGGGATGGTGGCGTGTGCCGTGGTGGTACTGGCCTGCGGCGATGGAACGAGTGATGGGCTCGTGGGCCGGGTGACGCAGGAAGGGCAGCCCGTGCAGGGCGCGCTCGTGTATCTGACCGAAGCGCCGAGCGCGAGCACGGAGACGGACGCGGATGGGCGCTTCAAGCTGAGCGCTCCCTCGGGTCGACACGAGATCACCGCGCGTTATCAGGCTGAGGACGGAGCGCTCAACGAGCAGCGCTTCATGGCGGAGGTGGACGTCACTGCGGAGCTGCGGTTGCCGCGGCCCACGCGCCTCCAGGAGCCCGTGGTCGTCGATGCCGGCACCGTCCGGCTGTCGTGGAACCCGTACCCAGGCGCGGACTTCCGTGAGTACAAGCTGTACCGGGCGAAGAGCGCCGCGCTCGATGAGACCACGGGCACGCTGGTGTACGTGGGCATGGTGCCGGGAGATGCGGAGTTCGTGGACGAGGACGTGCGCCCTGGCGACGTCTACTTCTACCGGCTCTTCGTGATGAATGACTTCGGGCGACTGGCGGGCAGCAACATCAAGCGTCTGTCGATGCCCAATGTGAACCTGGTGCAGGGTGGCGACTTCGAGGAGTTCGCTGTCGGCTCGGCGCCCACGGGGTTCACGCTGGGCGCGGACCAGCAGTGGGTCGTGAGTGATGAGCGGGCCCATTCAGGGACGCGCGCGGTGCGTGGCACGGGTGGCTTCTCGTATCTGTTCCAGGGGCTCCGGCAGCACATCCCGGGGAAGCTCCTCGTGCAGGGGGCTCGCTACCGCCTCTCGTTCTATTATCAGCGAGAGTCGTTTGAACGGCCGGACCCCTCGGACCCGGATTACTCGCGCGGCAACTCCATCTCGCTGAGATTGGATGTGCCGGAGATGGCCTGGGGGGAGGCCTACCATACCCTCTTGGGTGAGGGAGTCGACACGACCTGGCAGTTGATGACCCGGACCTTCATCGTCGACAAGAGTGGCGATGCCTCGGTCATCGTGTGGATCGATCGTGAGCGCAACGGTCCGTCACCGGACTGGGTGGTCTGGATTGACGATGTGAAGTTCGAGCGGGTGCTGGAGTAG
- a CDS encoding glutamate synthase subunit beta: MGKPTGFTEWGRVHAPKREKQERLGDYREFALPLAAEEAKRQAGRCMDCGVPFCHQGCPLGNLIPDFNEAVYRGRWREAYELLSRTNGFPEMTGRLCPAPCEAACVLAIDRDAVTIEQMEKEIAERAFAEGWVKPRPPSRRTGRTVGVVGSGPAGLAAAAQLNAAGHTVTVYERDAHVGGLLRYGIPDFKLEKSVVDRRIALMEAEGVVFRTGVDVGGSVSFRELRGRHDALLLAMGARRARELEVEGRELSGVVQAMEYLEHQNRLVGGHGEAQARLDASGRNVVILGGGDTGSDCLGTALRQGAKSVRQVELFPAPPVIRSAENPWPRWPVVFRTSSSQEEGGERAFAMMTKRLEGTEGKLERLHAVKVEVQRSVGGGARLVEVPGSETTLEVDLLILAMGFTGPETTGLEELGVAISPRGTVQVDSRFATSAEGVYGAGDASRGASLIVWALSDGREAAKSIDAYLSGGVSVLPTRGADSPF, encoded by the coding sequence ATGGGCAAGCCGACCGGATTCACTGAGTGGGGCCGCGTCCACGCGCCGAAGCGTGAGAAGCAGGAGCGGCTCGGGGACTACCGCGAGTTCGCGCTGCCGCTCGCGGCCGAGGAGGCGAAGCGACAGGCCGGACGCTGCATGGACTGTGGTGTCCCCTTCTGTCACCAGGGTTGTCCCTTGGGGAACCTCATCCCGGACTTCAACGAGGCCGTGTACCGAGGCCGCTGGCGCGAGGCGTATGAGCTGCTGAGTCGCACCAACGGGTTCCCGGAGATGACAGGGCGGCTGTGTCCCGCGCCGTGCGAGGCGGCGTGTGTGCTCGCCATCGACCGGGACGCGGTGACGATCGAGCAGATGGAGAAGGAGATTGCCGAGCGGGCGTTCGCGGAGGGCTGGGTAAAGCCTCGGCCTCCGTCTCGGAGGACGGGACGCACGGTGGGCGTGGTGGGCTCGGGGCCGGCGGGCCTGGCGGCGGCGGCGCAGCTCAACGCGGCCGGGCACACCGTCACGGTGTACGAGCGGGATGCGCACGTCGGAGGGCTGCTGCGCTACGGCATCCCAGACTTCAAGCTGGAGAAGTCCGTGGTGGACCGGCGGATTGCCTTGATGGAGGCGGAGGGCGTGGTGTTCCGCACGGGCGTGGACGTGGGGGGCTCGGTGAGCTTCCGCGAGCTGCGCGGGCGGCATGACGCGCTGCTGCTGGCGATGGGGGCACGTCGGGCGCGTGAGCTGGAGGTGGAGGGGCGCGAGCTGTCGGGTGTGGTGCAGGCGATGGAGTACCTGGAGCACCAGAACCGGCTCGTGGGTGGACACGGCGAGGCACAGGCGCGGCTGGATGCGTCGGGCAGGAACGTGGTGATCCTGGGCGGTGGTGACACGGGCTCGGACTGCCTGGGCACGGCGCTGCGTCAGGGGGCGAAGAGCGTGCGGCAGGTGGAGCTGTTCCCGGCGCCGCCTGTGATTCGCTCGGCGGAGAACCCGTGGCCCCGGTGGCCGGTGGTGTTCCGGACCTCGTCGAGTCAGGAGGAAGGTGGCGAGCGCGCGTTCGCGATGATGACGAAGCGGCTGGAGGGGACGGAGGGGAAGCTGGAGAGGCTGCACGCGGTGAAGGTGGAGGTGCAGCGCTCCGTGGGTGGAGGGGCGAGGCTCGTGGAGGTGCCGGGCTCGGAGACGACGCTCGAGGTGGACCTGTTGATCCTCGCGATGGGGTTCACGGGGCCGGAGACCACGGGGCTCGAGGAGCTGGGCGTGGCGATTTCGCCCAGGGGAACGGTGCAGGTGGACTCACGCTTCGCCACATCGGCGGAGGGCGTCTACGGCGCGGGCGACGCGAGCCGAGGGGCCAGCCTCATCGTCTGGGCGTTGTCAGACGGACGTGAGGCCGCGAAGTCCATCGACGCATATCTGTCCGGCGGCGTCTCCGTGTTGCCGACGCGCGGCGCGGACAGTCCCTTCTGA
- the gltB gene encoding glutamate synthase large subunit encodes MTAILPGRYGLYEPETEHDACGVGFVAHLRGERSRGIVEDALELLNRLSHRAAAGKDPRTGDGAGILVQLPHRFFEHEAPDLGFELPPRRQYGVAQVFLPKEVDARAACEAALEEVVAEEGQRVLGWRDVPVAPEHLGPVALEAAPVIRQLFIARRRVVPSAFERKLYRIRKLTENRVQARGVDPKGRFHIASLSSETLIYKGLLLPADLPRFYLDLQHTEFVSALGLVHSRFSTNTFPTWELAQPFRFIAHNGEINTLRGNRNWMTARRGLLQTARLGGSLEPLWPIIVPGKSDSAQFDNMVELLYLGGRTLPHAMMMMIPEAWEGDALMSDEKRAFYEYSSALLEPWDGPAAIAFTDGQLIGATLDRNGLRPARYLVTEDDRIILASETGVIDVPPAQVRRKGRLTPGRMLLVDTTEGRILEDEEVKRDISSRWPYRKWLERNVFTFDDLPTVAAPERLRGDELTRLQGAFGYTVEDIRTVLTPMAETGKEPVGSMGTDTPLAVLSDQAPSLFSYFHQLFAQVTNPPIDPLREKLVMTLATALGPESNTFEETPEQCHRLSLPGPILTNGQLARLASIRGEGLFETRRLSLLYPLDGGEGALENAVEKLCAAAVDAVDAGASILLLSDRGVDVTHAAIPALLAMSAVHQRLVRDGIRMYTGLLLETAEAREVHHFACLFSYGAAAVNPYLALDTVRALADAGELGVDAEKAQDRYVHAVEEGLMKVMSKMGISTLQSYRGSQLFEAVGLQRGLIERHFTGTPSRVEGVGLPELGREVAERHARGFEQPEGELPLGGQYRWRRQGERHKWNPATIAKLQAAVRGNDAALFTEYSRLADDETREHCNLRGLLEVSTERCQPVALDEVESALSLARRFVTGAMSFGSISAEAHETLAIAMNRLGGRSNSGEGGEESRRYTADEDGNLRRSAIKQVASARFGVTTEYLVNADELQIKVAQGAKPGEGGQLPGHKVDERIARVRWSTPGVTLISPPPHHDIYSIEDLAQLIYDLQSTNPSARVSVKLVSEVGVGTIAAGVAKAGAGCVVVSGYEGGTGASPISSIHHAGLPWELGLAETQQVLVHNGLRSRIRVQVDGGLRTARDVLVAALLGAEEFGMATASLVAVGCVMLRKCHLNTCSAGIATQDGALRERFQGKPEDVVNFFLLIAEDLRRKMAELGARSLEELVGRVDLLRQRAAVEHWKARRVDLSALLAAPAAPESEPRHCVEARSKDVSDHLDHELLRDAKAVLEGGPAMLLTRPVSNTHRAVGTMLSGEIARRHGARGLPDGRLHVRLKGSAGQSFGAFLVSGVTLELEGDANDYVGKGLSGGRIIVYPHASSRFVAEENVLVGNTALYGATAGEVYLRGLAGERFAVRNSGAQAVVEGVGDHGCEYMTGGVVVVLGPTGRNFAAGMSGGTAYVLDREMAFRQRCNLEMVELESLVDESEIWLVHGMIERHLRHTHSSLARRVLDNWELMVPRFVKVMPTDYKRVLQARRAAKKPPETSVGAQLQHVVGGRG; translated from the coding sequence ATGACCGCGATCCTCCCCGGCCGGTACGGCCTCTATGAGCCCGAGACCGAACACGACGCCTGCGGGGTGGGCTTCGTGGCCCACCTGCGAGGTGAGCGCTCTCGAGGCATCGTCGAGGACGCGCTGGAGCTGCTCAACCGGCTGAGTCACCGGGCGGCGGCGGGGAAGGATCCACGGACGGGCGACGGCGCCGGCATCCTGGTGCAGCTGCCGCACCGCTTCTTCGAGCACGAGGCGCCGGACCTGGGCTTCGAGCTGCCACCGCGTCGGCAGTACGGCGTGGCGCAGGTGTTCCTGCCCAAGGAGGTGGACGCGAGGGCCGCGTGTGAGGCGGCGCTGGAGGAGGTGGTGGCCGAGGAGGGCCAGCGCGTGCTGGGCTGGCGCGACGTGCCGGTGGCGCCCGAGCACCTGGGGCCGGTGGCGCTGGAGGCCGCGCCGGTCATCCGGCAGCTCTTCATCGCGCGGCGGCGCGTGGTGCCCAGCGCCTTCGAGCGCAAGCTCTACCGCATCCGCAAGCTGACGGAGAACCGCGTGCAGGCGCGCGGCGTGGACCCCAAGGGCCGCTTCCACATCGCCAGCCTCTCTTCGGAGACGCTCATCTACAAGGGCCTGCTGCTGCCCGCGGACCTGCCGCGCTTCTACCTGGACCTGCAGCACACCGAGTTCGTCAGCGCGCTGGGGCTGGTGCACTCGCGCTTCTCCACGAACACGTTCCCCACGTGGGAGCTGGCGCAGCCGTTCCGCTTCATCGCGCACAACGGTGAAATCAATACATTGCGTGGCAACCGCAACTGGATGACGGCGCGGCGCGGGCTGCTCCAGACGGCGCGGCTGGGCGGGAGCCTGGAGCCCTTGTGGCCCATCATCGTCCCGGGCAAGAGCGACTCGGCGCAGTTCGACAACATGGTGGAGCTGCTCTACCTGGGTGGGCGCACCCTGCCCCACGCGATGATGATGATGATTCCGGAGGCGTGGGAGGGCGACGCGCTGATGTCGGACGAGAAGCGCGCGTTCTACGAGTACTCCTCCGCGCTGCTGGAGCCGTGGGACGGGCCCGCGGCCATCGCCTTCACGGACGGGCAGCTCATCGGCGCGACGTTGGACCGCAATGGCCTGCGGCCCGCGCGCTACCTCGTCACGGAGGATGACCGCATCATCCTGGCCTCGGAGACGGGCGTCATCGACGTGCCGCCCGCGCAGGTGCGCCGCAAGGGCCGCCTGACGCCGGGCCGCATGCTGCTGGTGGACACCACCGAGGGCCGCATCCTCGAGGACGAGGAGGTGAAGCGGGACATCAGCTCGCGCTGGCCGTATCGCAAGTGGCTGGAGCGCAACGTCTTCACCTTCGACGACCTGCCCACCGTGGCCGCGCCGGAGCGGCTGCGCGGTGACGAGCTGACGCGGTTGCAGGGGGCGTTCGGCTACACGGTGGAGGACATCCGCACGGTGCTGACGCCGATGGCGGAGACGGGCAAGGAGCCCGTGGGCTCCATGGGCACGGACACGCCGCTCGCGGTGCTCAGCGACCAGGCCCCGAGCCTGTTCTCGTACTTCCACCAGCTCTTCGCGCAGGTGACCAACCCGCCCATCGACCCGCTGCGAGAGAAGCTGGTGATGACGCTGGCCACGGCGCTGGGCCCGGAGAGCAACACCTTCGAGGAGACGCCGGAGCAGTGCCACCGGCTGTCCCTGCCCGGCCCCATCCTCACCAACGGGCAGCTCGCGAGGCTCGCGAGCATCCGAGGCGAGGGCCTGTTCGAGACGCGGCGCCTGTCGCTGCTCTACCCGCTGGACGGCGGAGAGGGCGCCCTGGAGAACGCGGTGGAGAAGCTGTGCGCCGCGGCGGTGGACGCCGTGGACGCGGGCGCGAGCATCCTGCTCCTGAGCGACCGGGGCGTGGACGTCACGCACGCGGCGATTCCGGCGCTGCTGGCCATGTCGGCGGTGCACCAGCGCCTGGTGCGCGACGGTATCCGCATGTACACGGGCCTCTTGCTGGAGACAGCGGAGGCGCGTGAGGTGCATCACTTCGCCTGCCTCTTCAGCTACGGCGCGGCGGCGGTGAATCCGTACCTCGCGCTGGACACGGTGCGCGCGCTGGCGGACGCGGGCGAGCTGGGCGTGGACGCGGAGAAGGCGCAGGACCGCTACGTCCACGCGGTGGAGGAAGGGCTGATGAAGGTGATGTCCAAGATGGGCATCTCCACGCTCCAGTCCTACCGGGGCTCGCAGCTCTTCGAGGCGGTGGGGCTGCAGCGCGGCCTCATCGAGCGGCACTTCACCGGCACGCCCTCGCGAGTGGAGGGCGTGGGTCTGCCCGAGCTGGGGCGCGAGGTGGCGGAGCGACATGCCCGGGGCTTCGAGCAGCCCGAGGGCGAGCTGCCCCTGGGAGGCCAGTACCGGTGGCGACGCCAGGGCGAGCGGCACAAGTGGAACCCGGCCACCATCGCGAAGCTCCAGGCGGCGGTGCGCGGCAACGACGCGGCGCTGTTCACCGAGTACTCGCGACTGGCGGACGACGAGACGCGCGAGCACTGCAACCTGCGCGGGCTGTTGGAGGTCTCGACCGAGCGCTGTCAACCGGTGGCCCTGGATGAGGTCGAGTCGGCGCTGTCGCTCGCGCGTCGGTTCGTCACGGGCGCCATGTCGTTCGGGTCCATCAGCGCGGAGGCCCACGAGACGCTGGCCATCGCGATGAACCGGCTGGGTGGGCGCTCGAACAGTGGCGAGGGTGGCGAGGAGTCGCGTCGCTACACGGCGGACGAGGACGGCAACCTGCGCCGCAGCGCCATCAAGCAGGTGGCGAGCGCGCGCTTCGGCGTCACCACCGAGTACCTGGTGAACGCGGACGAGCTGCAGATCAAGGTCGCCCAGGGCGCGAAGCCCGGCGAGGGTGGGCAGTTGCCGGGACACAAGGTGGACGAGCGCATCGCGCGGGTGCGTTGGTCCACGCCGGGCGTGACGCTCATCTCCCCTCCCCCGCACCACGACATCTATTCCATCGAGGACCTGGCGCAGCTCATCTACGACCTCCAGTCCACGAACCCGTCGGCGCGGGTGAGTGTGAAGCTGGTGAGCGAGGTGGGCGTGGGCACCATCGCCGCAGGCGTGGCCAAGGCGGGCGCGGGCTGCGTCGTCGTCTCGGGCTACGAGGGCGGCACGGGCGCGTCCCCCATCTCGAGCATCCACCACGCGGGGCTGCCGTGGGAGCTGGGGCTGGCGGAGACGCAGCAGGTGCTGGTGCATAACGGGCTGCGCTCGCGCATCCGGGTGCAGGTGGATGGAGGTCTGCGCACCGCGCGCGACGTGCTGGTGGCCGCGCTCCTGGGGGCCGAGGAGTTCGGCATGGCCACCGCGAGCCTCGTGGCCGTGGGCTGCGTGATGTTGCGCAAGTGCCACCTCAACACGTGCTCGGCGGGCATCGCCACGCAGGACGGCGCGCTGCGCGAGCGCTTCCAGGGCAAGCCCGAGGACGTGGTGAACTTCTTCCTGCTCATCGCGGAGGACCTGCGTCGGAAGATGGCGGAGCTGGGGGCGCGGAGCCTGGAGGAGCTGGTGGGCCGGGTGGACCTGCTGCGCCAACGCGCGGCGGTGGAGCACTGGAAGGCGCGGCGGGTGGACCTGTCCGCGCTGCTGGCGGCTCCGGCCGCTCCAGAGAGCGAGCCCCGGCACTGCGTCGAGGCCCGGTCCAAGGATGTGTCGGACCACCTGGACCACGAGCTGCTGCGGGACGCGAAGGCCGTGCTGGAGGGCGGCCCGGCGATGCTGCTGACGCGGCCGGTGAGCAACACGCACCGCGCGGTGGGGACGATGCTCTCGGGCGAGATCGCGCGTCGGCATGGCGCGCGGGGACTCCCGGATGGGCGGCTGCACGTGCGGCTGAAGGGCTCGGCGGGACAGAGCTTCGGTGCGTTCCTGGTGTCGGGCGTCACGCTGGAGCTGGAGGGCGACGCGAACGACTACGTGGGCAAGGGGCTGTCGGGTGGGCGCATCATCGTCTACCCGCACGCGTCGAGCCGGTTCGTGGCCGAGGAGAACGTGCTGGTGGGCAACACGGCGCTCTACGGCGCGACGGCGGGCGAGGTGTACCTGCGTGGGCTCGCGGGTGAGCGCTTCGCGGTGCGCAACAGCGGCGCGCAGGCGGTGGTGGAGGGTGTGGGAGACCACGGCTGCGAGTACATGACGGGCGGCGTGGTGGTGGTGCTGGGGCCCACGGGCCGCAACTTCGCGGCGGGCATGAGCGGCGGCACCGCGTACGTGTTGGACCGCGAGATGGCCTTCCGGCAGCGGTGCAATCTGGAGATGGTGGAGCTGGAGTCGCTGGTGGACGAGTCGGAGATCTGGCTCGTGCACGGGATGATCGAGCGGCACCTGCGGCACACGCACAGCTCGCTGGCGCGGCGGGTGCTCGACAACTGGGAGCTGATGGTGCCCCGGTTCGTGAAGGTGATGCCGACGGACTACAAGCGCGTGCTGCAGGCGCGGCGCGCGGCGAAGAAGCCCCCGGAGACCTCGGTGGGTGCGCAGCTCCAACACGTCGTGGGCGGGAGGGGCTGA
- a CDS encoding NUDIX hydrolase — protein MPYSPIIGTLGYVMSPDQRRVLLIHRNARPEDAHLGKYNGLGGKMERDEDVAACMRREIREEAGIECTRMVLRGTLSWPGFGKQGEDWLGFVFRIDAFEGTPLERNAEGTLSWVPLTELPRLPMWDGDRHFLPLVFDEDPRVFHGVMPYSDGRAVSWSYTRL, from the coding sequence ATGCCCTATTCACCCATCATCGGCACCCTGGGCTACGTGATGTCGCCGGATCAGCGCCGCGTGCTGCTCATCCACCGCAACGCGAGGCCGGAGGACGCCCACCTGGGCAAGTACAACGGCCTGGGCGGGAAGATGGAGCGCGACGAGGACGTGGCCGCCTGCATGCGCCGCGAGATTCGCGAGGAGGCCGGCATCGAGTGCACCCGCATGGTGCTGCGCGGCACGCTCTCCTGGCCCGGCTTCGGCAAGCAGGGCGAGGACTGGCTCGGCTTCGTCTTCCGCATCGACGCCTTCGAGGGCACCCCGCTGGAGCGCAACGCCGAGGGCACGCTGTCCTGGGTTCCCCTCACCGAGCTTCCCCGCCTGCCCATGTGGGACGGTGACAGGCACTTCCTGCCCCTCGTGTTCGACGAGGACCCGCGCGTGTTTCACGGCGTGATGCCGTACTCGGACGGCCGGGCGGTGAGTTGGAGTTACACGCGGCTTTGA
- a CDS encoding energy transducer TonB, translated as MILNIDTPAVSAEVPASCVATPSGSLFRMGESSEGVGVGSRWGRALAVAVAVHAGGLAAGLAFAARPVERVVEPEPELVLLAFRPPPPASGGQTRQAAKERASRPARARVSRPVVEPRAVVPQPLAEPKPEVIEPPKPEEPPATAQDESLPESDPGAQPESSPGPVVAGGVAGGVEGGVQGGIVGASGRAGDAVGLAQVLRAPAVLKQPRPEYPRRARSDGIQGLVLVRIIVGTDGEVETEHTRVIRSIPALDAAAISAVNRWRFTPAIGRLGRPVRVILELPVQFSLK; from the coding sequence ATGATTCTCAATATCGACACTCCCGCTGTCTCCGCCGAGGTCCCCGCCTCGTGTGTCGCGACTCCGTCTGGAAGCCTCTTCCGGATGGGCGAGTCGTCGGAGGGCGTGGGTGTCGGGTCCCGATGGGGACGTGCGCTGGCGGTGGCGGTGGCGGTCCACGCGGGTGGGCTGGCCGCGGGGCTGGCGTTCGCGGCGCGCCCGGTGGAGCGGGTGGTGGAGCCCGAGCCGGAGCTGGTGCTGCTGGCCTTCAGGCCTCCGCCGCCGGCCTCGGGTGGACAGACGCGGCAGGCGGCGAAGGAGCGCGCCTCGCGTCCCGCGCGGGCCCGGGTGTCGCGGCCGGTGGTGGAGCCTCGGGCGGTGGTGCCCCAGCCCCTGGCGGAGCCGAAGCCGGAGGTCATCGAGCCGCCGAAGCCCGAGGAGCCGCCGGCCACCGCACAGGACGAGTCGTTGCCGGAGTCGGACCCGGGCGCTCAGCCGGAGTCGAGCCCTGGGCCGGTGGTGGCGGGTGGGGTCGCGGGTGGGGTGGAGGGCGGCGTGCAGGGCGGCATCGTCGGAGCGTCCGGCCGCGCGGGGGACGCGGTGGGGCTCGCGCAGGTGCTGCGGGCTCCGGCGGTGTTGAAGCAGCCCCGTCCCGAGTATCCGCGGCGTGCTCGGAGCGACGGCATCCAGGGGCTGGTGCTGGTGCGAATCATCGTCGGCACGGATGGCGAGGTGGAGACGGAGCACACGCGCGTCATCCGCTCGATTCCGGCGCTCGACGCGGCGGCGATCTCCGCCGTCAACCGGTGGCGCTTCACGCCGGCCATCGGCCGTCTGGGTCGTCCCGTGCGTGTCATCCTCGAGCTCCCCGTTCAGTTCTCGTTGAAGTGA
- a CDS encoding PepSY-associated TM helix domain-containing protein yields MALPFRKTLFWIHLVVGIVAGIVVAIMSVTGVAIAFEHQVLDWADSEARTVAAPGPDAARLSLEEMIAKAREAKPDAQVSGVTVFPSETSATQVALGRAGVVFVNPYTGEVRESSAKGWRSFFQVMVEWHRWIALGGDNRAVGKAITGACNAGFLFLAISGLYLWWPRKWTLKTVRPVLWFRRGLKGKPRDFNWHNVIGFWTLPVLIVLTASGMVISYKWASDFVYTLTGNAPPAQQGPGSAGMKVAPPSESAARKDLGSLLAVVQEQAPTWESITYRLPSPPRGAGGNAPGAPRGEGGRRGGKGAEGEGAESQRGEARAPAEAAPREGAEPRRRENSAEVAPRGGNASPAGAEVAQRPGNESAPGAEPQRRGPVGEGKSDGKVDTVNFNVKVENGWPYFAATQYAMNPFSGEVAKREGYADFNSGRKVRTWLRFLHTGEALGWPGQLIAAIASLGGVFLVWTGFALSWRRFFPKRQPRNTAPVATGTTETPV; encoded by the coding sequence ATGGCCCTCCCGTTTCGCAAGACGCTGTTCTGGATTCATCTCGTCGTTGGAATCGTGGCGGGAATCGTCGTCGCCATCATGTCGGTGACGGGGGTGGCCATCGCCTTCGAGCACCAGGTGCTCGACTGGGCGGACTCCGAGGCGCGCACCGTGGCCGCTCCCGGGCCGGATGCGGCCAGGCTGTCGCTCGAGGAGATGATCGCCAAGGCGCGCGAGGCGAAGCCGGACGCGCAGGTGTCGGGCGTGACGGTGTTCCCGTCGGAGACGTCGGCGACGCAGGTGGCGCTGGGGCGCGCGGGCGTGGTGTTCGTGAACCCGTACACGGGCGAGGTGCGTGAGAGCTCGGCGAAGGGCTGGCGCTCGTTCTTCCAGGTGATGGTGGAGTGGCACCGGTGGATCGCGCTGGGCGGGGACAACCGCGCGGTGGGCAAGGCCATCACCGGCGCGTGCAACGCGGGCTTCCTGTTCCTGGCGATCTCCGGCCTGTACCTGTGGTGGCCTCGCAAGTGGACGCTGAAGACGGTGCGTCCGGTGCTGTGGTTCCGGCGGGGGCTGAAGGGCAAGCCGCGCGACTTCAACTGGCACAACGTCATCGGCTTCTGGACGCTGCCCGTGCTCATCGTCCTCACGGCGTCGGGCATGGTCATCTCGTACAAGTGGGCGTCCGACTTCGTGTACACGCTGACGGGGAATGCGCCTCCGGCGCAGCAGGGACCGGGCTCGGCGGGCATGAAGGTGGCGCCTCCGTCCGAGAGCGCCGCGCGCAAGGATCTGGGTTCGCTGTTGGCCGTGGTGCAGGAGCAGGCGCCGACGTGGGAGAGCATCACGTACCGGCTGCCGTCGCCTCCGCGCGGGGCCGGCGGCAATGCGCCCGGTGCACCGAGAGGCGAGGGTGGCCGCCGCGGCGGCAAGGGGGCCGAGGGTGAGGGTGCGGAGTCGCAGCGCGGTGAAGCGCGCGCTCCCGCCGAGGCCGCGCCGCGGGAGGGCGCCGAGCCTCGGCGTCGAGAGAACAGCGCGGAAGTCGCGCCACGCGGGGGCAACGCGTCTCCTGCCGGCGCTGAAGTCGCGCAGCGCCCCGGCAACGAGTCCGCTCCCGGCGCCGAGCCCCAGCGTCGCGGCCCTGTCGGTGAGGGCAAGTCCGACGGCAAGGTGGACACCGTCAACTTCAACGTGAAGGTGGAGAACGGCTGGCCGTACTTCGCCGCCACGCAGTACGCGATGAATCCCTTCTCAGGCGAGGTGGCGAAGCGCGAGGGCTACGCCGACTTCAACAGCGGCCGCAAGGTCCGCACCTGGCTGCGCTTCCTCCACACCGGCGAGGCGCTCGGCTGGCCCGGCCAGCTCATCGCCGCCATCGCCTCACTCGGTGGCGTCTTCCTCGTGTGGACCGGCTTCGCCCTGTCGTGGCGTCGCTTCTTCCCGAAGCGCCAGCCGCGCAACACCGCGCCCGTGGCCACGGGCACGACGGAGACCCCCGTCTAG